A stretch of the Balearica regulorum gibbericeps isolate bBalReg1 chromosome 25, bBalReg1.pri, whole genome shotgun sequence genome encodes the following:
- the C25H6orf132 gene encoding uncharacterized protein C6orf132 homolog isoform X2, which translates to MYSSVGDLRPQALEGDDLDEDIPPPPSVPPPPPPTAPVPAPPPPASPVPPPPEMLPPPPPPPPEMVPPPPEMVPPPPAMAPPAPPPPPASALSSPSTPAPPDFIPPAPPGASPLSRAPAPFTTGISKWKSETVLNTRQADAEGPLCPAEAGVPAAPKESLQPKHCPEPHLTFPRSFKVPPPAPARSSSIPVQDSEPIRQEPFPRQPHARPPLPPCFTIRPAAKARAGGEAEQRSSPLRQAVTKLAVPTPPLPSPKPGPGLSHGTNPGSRQSPLPGSEMEKVPQPKTAERDSPPKSESLCANDLDLPPPDYPTCENDWRDASNLNRLRHELSALLRSPRREERPPEKPAASRPADSGTDCAGSHEPSLGGPQLAGPARNDVRLPTGGETKKKEVPSSPPAAKGGSPTAVVPALESSPAAQTRSVMKIRNELEAVLSLKKEGKPVLGFSNQKQGTKDGGSPPDARKSPPDAGESVLSKPAPSPLPAPAAVVEKDDTGHEDHPAPVTGKATENLMPAPGSLNSSVSPPDTPQGPVEESPAPTSPSPPSSPAQSPAPQPNAAIFQYKVHRAGASSAKPPCASSSAKPPCPTSSARSPPGTSGVGQEEVLIHPVTGERVERGSPMALLLAARQRAQRGRQGGEVGAVPRAKPPLKLGSALSDTTSTSFYRHESKPYSFTVVPRPPGAGTAGAGRSKPPSFSSSSEQGRDARAVGEAQPPSLPGHRRAAASSLLRGLLESGQLNQPGPPRHGVPEEENGETALDYGIIPPPPEFSNDEVDDAERSLPSQEENCKCPSFPDSSRGSEAPRYFRWPGYGRGYGASRELPAPLPSEKSRRNGDFTPQYPDYSSSPGYFSRCPNPRPLIKKRLYVSEPDSSYPRAAAAPRGTGVLSAYSPGGYSSPAGEGVRRLSSAHRNGPTSAQGRRTSIDAAGKATPYSSAGADTKYKGQNGEFSPTGVVAASRPAHGSSQYGGPTNTFTVRPGARQPISYAYQSGHR; encoded by the exons ATGTACAGCTCGGTGGGGGACCTGCGCCCACAGGCTCTCGAGGGGGATGACCTGGATGAAGACATCCCTCCACCACCGTCGGtacccccaccaccccctccaACAGCACCAGTACCTGCACCACCACCTCCAGCCTCGCCAGTCCCTCCACCACCCGAAATGCTGCCGCCAccaccaccgccaccacctGAGATGGTGCCACCACCACCTGAGATGGTACcaccaccccctgccatggcacCTCCGGCACCTCCACCACCTCCAGCCTCTGCCCTGTCCTCCCCCAGCACACCAGCACCTCCAGACTTCATCCCACCGGCCCCACCAGGCGCCTCGCCGCTCAGCCGGGCCCCGGCACCCTTCACCACCGGCATCTCCAAGTGGAAGTCCGAGACAGTGCTGAACACGAGGCAGGCGGATGCCGAGGGGccgctctgccctgctgaggctggGGTGCCAGCTGCCCCAAAGGAGAGCCTGCAGCCCAAGCACTGCCCTGAGCCCCACCTCACCTTCCCCAGGTCCTTCAAGGTGCCCCCTCCGGCTCCAGCccgctcctcctccatcccagtGCAGGATAGTGAGCCCATCCGGCAGGAgcccttccccaggcagcctCACGCCCGGCCTCCCCTCCCGCCCTGCTTCACCATAAGACCCGCGGCCAAGGCTCGTGCAGGAGGAGAAGCCGAGCAAAGAAGTTCTCCGCTGAGACAGGCTGTCACAAAGCTGGCTGTGCCAACACCTCCGCTGCCGAGCCCCAAGCCGGGTCCAGGGCTCAGCCATGGGACAAATCCTGGCAGTCGCCAGTCCCCGCTGCCAGGCTCCGAGATGGAGAAGGTTCCCCAGCcaaaaacagcagagagagacTCTCCTCCAAAATCCGAATCTCTCTGTGCCAACGACCTGGACCTCCCTCCTCCAGACTACCCGACCTGTGAGAACGACTGGAGGGACGCCAGCAACCTGAACAGGCTGCGACATGAGCTCTCGGCCCTTCTGCGCTCCCCACGCAGGGAGGAGAGGCCACCGGAGAAGCCGGCTGCTTCCCGGCCTGCAGACAGCGGTACCGACTGTGCTGGCAGCCATGAGCCCAGTCTTGGTGGGCCCCAGCTTGCCGGACCTGCCAGGAATGATGTGCGGTTACCCACAGGAGGGGAGACTAAGAAGAAAGAggtgcccagcagccccccTGCTGCCAAGGGGGGTTCTCCCACTGCGGTGGTCCCCGCTCTGGAGAGTAGCCCTGCTGCACAGACCCGCAGTGTGATGAAAATCAGGAACGAGCTGGAAGCTGTGCTGTCCctgaagaaagaagggaaaccTGTCCTGGGGTTCAGCAACCAGAAGCAGGGCACCAAGGATGGTGGCAGTCCCCCTGACGCGAGGAAGAGCCCCCCTGACGCAGGTGAATCGGTGCTGTCAAAACCAGCCCCAAGTCCgctcccagcaccagcagctgtGGTGGAGAAGGATGATACGGGACATGAGGACCATCCTGCTCCTGTCACTGGCAAGGCCACAGAGAACTTGATGCCTGCTCCTGGGTCCCTCAACAGCAGTGTGAGCCCCCCAGACACACCTCAGGGACCGGTGGAGGAGtcccctgctcccacctccccctCGCCCCCCAGTTCTCCTGCACAGAGCCCAGCACCACAGCCCAACGCAGCCATCTTCCAGTACAAAGTGCACCGGGCTGGGGCCAGCTCGGCCAAACCGCCCTGTGCCTCGAGCTCAGCCAAACCACCTTGCCCCACAAGCTCGGCCAGGAGCCCGCCAGGTACCTCAGGAGTGGGGCAAGAGGAGGTACTGATCCACCCTGTGACAGGTGAGCGGGTGGAGCGGGGGTCCCCCATGGCACTGCTCCTGGCAGCCCGGCAGCGCGCCCAGCGGGGCCGGCAGGGTGGTGAGGTGGGAGCTGTACCGCGGGCAAAGCCACCCCTGAAACTTGGCAGCGCCTTGTCGGACACCACCTCCACCAGCTTCTACCGCCACGAGTCCAAGCCCTACTCCTTCACTGTGGTGCCCCGGCCGCCTGGGGCAGGTACGGCAGGGGCAGGACGGAGCAAACCCCCatccttctccagctcctcgGAGCAGGGCCGGGATGCGCGGGCAGTGGGTGAGGCGCAGCCCCCAAGCCTCCCTGGGCACCGGCgggctgctgcctccagcctgcTGCGGGGCCTCCTCGAATCCGGGCAGCTGAACCAGCCTGGGCCGCCCCGCCATGGCGTGCCCgaggaggagaatggggagACGGCGCTGGACTATGGGATTATCCCTCCGCCTCCTGAATTCAGCAATGATGAGGTAGATGATGCTGAGAGGTCCCTCCCAAGTCAGGAGGAGAACTGCAAGTGCCCCAGCTTCCCCGACTCCAGCCGGGGCTCGGAGGCGCCACGGTACTTCAGGTGGCCCGGCTACGGTCGTGGCTACGGGGCCAGCCGTGAgctgccagccccgctgccctcagagaagagcaggaggaatGGCGACTTCACACCCCAGTACCCAGATTACAGCAGCTCTCCCGGTTACTTCAGCcgctgcccaaacccccgccCACTTATCAAGAAGCGCCTGTACGTCTCTGAGCCCGACAGCTCCTACCCTCGGGCAGCCGCAGCTCCCCGGGGCACGGGTGTCCTCTCTGCCTACAGCCCTGGGGGGTACAGCTCCCCGGCAGGGGAGGGTGTCCGTCGCCTCAGCTCTGCCCACAGGAATGGTCCCACGAGCGCGCAGGGCAGGCGGACGTCCATCGATGCTGCTGGGAAAGCCACGCCGTACAGCAGCGCTGGGGCTGACACCAAGTACAAGGGGCAGAACGGGGAGTTCTCGCCCACCGGTGTGGTGGCAGCCAGCAG ACCTGCCCACGGCAGCTCGCAGTACGGCGGACCCACCAACACCTTCACGGTCAGGCCCGGGGCACGGCAGCCCATCTCCTACGCCTACCAGAGCGGCCACCGATAG
- the C25H6orf132 gene encoding uncharacterized protein C6orf132 homolog isoform X1 → MKKHHSVQGTFSRLFGKRHASPAAASLFATNPPWIFTQEVTSDSAGGTGDVIEVYYGDNRFGTVTDSGTATLKPRPRVRPLLTFLPLNAQESHGVAVPTPSVPEDFEEKAALGSGSQINGNYRMYSSVGDLRPQALEGDDLDEDIPPPPSVPPPPPPTAPVPAPPPPASPVPPPPEMLPPPPPPPPEMVPPPPEMVPPPPAMAPPAPPPPPASALSSPSTPAPPDFIPPAPPGASPLSRAPAPFTTGISKWKSETVLNTRQADAEGPLCPAEAGVPAAPKESLQPKHCPEPHLTFPRSFKVPPPAPARSSSIPVQDSEPIRQEPFPRQPHARPPLPPCFTIRPAAKARAGGEAEQRSSPLRQAVTKLAVPTPPLPSPKPGPGLSHGTNPGSRQSPLPGSEMEKVPQPKTAERDSPPKSESLCANDLDLPPPDYPTCENDWRDASNLNRLRHELSALLRSPRREERPPEKPAASRPADSGTDCAGSHEPSLGGPQLAGPARNDVRLPTGGETKKKEVPSSPPAAKGGSPTAVVPALESSPAAQTRSVMKIRNELEAVLSLKKEGKPVLGFSNQKQGTKDGGSPPDARKSPPDAGESVLSKPAPSPLPAPAAVVEKDDTGHEDHPAPVTGKATENLMPAPGSLNSSVSPPDTPQGPVEESPAPTSPSPPSSPAQSPAPQPNAAIFQYKVHRAGASSAKPPCASSSAKPPCPTSSARSPPGTSGVGQEEVLIHPVTGERVERGSPMALLLAARQRAQRGRQGGEVGAVPRAKPPLKLGSALSDTTSTSFYRHESKPYSFTVVPRPPGAGTAGAGRSKPPSFSSSSEQGRDARAVGEAQPPSLPGHRRAAASSLLRGLLESGQLNQPGPPRHGVPEEENGETALDYGIIPPPPEFSNDEVDDAERSLPSQEENCKCPSFPDSSRGSEAPRYFRWPGYGRGYGASRELPAPLPSEKSRRNGDFTPQYPDYSSSPGYFSRCPNPRPLIKKRLYVSEPDSSYPRAAAAPRGTGVLSAYSPGGYSSPAGEGVRRLSSAHRNGPTSAQGRRTSIDAAGKATPYSSAGADTKYKGQNGEFSPTGVVAASRPAHGSSQYGGPTNTFTVRPGARQPISYAYQSGHR, encoded by the exons ATGAAGAAGCATCACTCCGTGCAGGGCACCTTCAGCCGCCTCTTCGGGAAGCGCCAcgccagccccgccgccgcttcCCTCTTTGCCACCAACCCGCCCTGGATCTTCACGCAGGAGGTGACCTCGGACAGCGCGGGTGGCACCG gTGACGTGATTGAAGTGTATTATGGTGACAATCGCTTTGGGACAGTGACTGACTCTGGCACAGCAACGCTTAAACCTCGTCCGAGAGTCCGGCCGCTGCTGACTTTCTTACCCCTT AATGCCCAAGAATCCCATGGGGTGGCTGTGCCGACACCGTCAGTGCCAGAAGACTTtgaggaaaaggcagctctTG GTTCTGGTTCCCAGATCAATGGGAACTACCGAATGTACAGCTCGGTGGGGGACCTGCGCCCACAGGCTCTCGAGGGGGATGACCTGGATGAAGACATCCCTCCACCACCGTCGGtacccccaccaccccctccaACAGCACCAGTACCTGCACCACCACCTCCAGCCTCGCCAGTCCCTCCACCACCCGAAATGCTGCCGCCAccaccaccgccaccacctGAGATGGTGCCACCACCACCTGAGATGGTACcaccaccccctgccatggcacCTCCGGCACCTCCACCACCTCCAGCCTCTGCCCTGTCCTCCCCCAGCACACCAGCACCTCCAGACTTCATCCCACCGGCCCCACCAGGCGCCTCGCCGCTCAGCCGGGCCCCGGCACCCTTCACCACCGGCATCTCCAAGTGGAAGTCCGAGACAGTGCTGAACACGAGGCAGGCGGATGCCGAGGGGccgctctgccctgctgaggctggGGTGCCAGCTGCCCCAAAGGAGAGCCTGCAGCCCAAGCACTGCCCTGAGCCCCACCTCACCTTCCCCAGGTCCTTCAAGGTGCCCCCTCCGGCTCCAGCccgctcctcctccatcccagtGCAGGATAGTGAGCCCATCCGGCAGGAgcccttccccaggcagcctCACGCCCGGCCTCCCCTCCCGCCCTGCTTCACCATAAGACCCGCGGCCAAGGCTCGTGCAGGAGGAGAAGCCGAGCAAAGAAGTTCTCCGCTGAGACAGGCTGTCACAAAGCTGGCTGTGCCAACACCTCCGCTGCCGAGCCCCAAGCCGGGTCCAGGGCTCAGCCATGGGACAAATCCTGGCAGTCGCCAGTCCCCGCTGCCAGGCTCCGAGATGGAGAAGGTTCCCCAGCcaaaaacagcagagagagacTCTCCTCCAAAATCCGAATCTCTCTGTGCCAACGACCTGGACCTCCCTCCTCCAGACTACCCGACCTGTGAGAACGACTGGAGGGACGCCAGCAACCTGAACAGGCTGCGACATGAGCTCTCGGCCCTTCTGCGCTCCCCACGCAGGGAGGAGAGGCCACCGGAGAAGCCGGCTGCTTCCCGGCCTGCAGACAGCGGTACCGACTGTGCTGGCAGCCATGAGCCCAGTCTTGGTGGGCCCCAGCTTGCCGGACCTGCCAGGAATGATGTGCGGTTACCCACAGGAGGGGAGACTAAGAAGAAAGAggtgcccagcagccccccTGCTGCCAAGGGGGGTTCTCCCACTGCGGTGGTCCCCGCTCTGGAGAGTAGCCCTGCTGCACAGACCCGCAGTGTGATGAAAATCAGGAACGAGCTGGAAGCTGTGCTGTCCctgaagaaagaagggaaaccTGTCCTGGGGTTCAGCAACCAGAAGCAGGGCACCAAGGATGGTGGCAGTCCCCCTGACGCGAGGAAGAGCCCCCCTGACGCAGGTGAATCGGTGCTGTCAAAACCAGCCCCAAGTCCgctcccagcaccagcagctgtGGTGGAGAAGGATGATACGGGACATGAGGACCATCCTGCTCCTGTCACTGGCAAGGCCACAGAGAACTTGATGCCTGCTCCTGGGTCCCTCAACAGCAGTGTGAGCCCCCCAGACACACCTCAGGGACCGGTGGAGGAGtcccctgctcccacctccccctCGCCCCCCAGTTCTCCTGCACAGAGCCCAGCACCACAGCCCAACGCAGCCATCTTCCAGTACAAAGTGCACCGGGCTGGGGCCAGCTCGGCCAAACCGCCCTGTGCCTCGAGCTCAGCCAAACCACCTTGCCCCACAAGCTCGGCCAGGAGCCCGCCAGGTACCTCAGGAGTGGGGCAAGAGGAGGTACTGATCCACCCTGTGACAGGTGAGCGGGTGGAGCGGGGGTCCCCCATGGCACTGCTCCTGGCAGCCCGGCAGCGCGCCCAGCGGGGCCGGCAGGGTGGTGAGGTGGGAGCTGTACCGCGGGCAAAGCCACCCCTGAAACTTGGCAGCGCCTTGTCGGACACCACCTCCACCAGCTTCTACCGCCACGAGTCCAAGCCCTACTCCTTCACTGTGGTGCCCCGGCCGCCTGGGGCAGGTACGGCAGGGGCAGGACGGAGCAAACCCCCatccttctccagctcctcgGAGCAGGGCCGGGATGCGCGGGCAGTGGGTGAGGCGCAGCCCCCAAGCCTCCCTGGGCACCGGCgggctgctgcctccagcctgcTGCGGGGCCTCCTCGAATCCGGGCAGCTGAACCAGCCTGGGCCGCCCCGCCATGGCGTGCCCgaggaggagaatggggagACGGCGCTGGACTATGGGATTATCCCTCCGCCTCCTGAATTCAGCAATGATGAGGTAGATGATGCTGAGAGGTCCCTCCCAAGTCAGGAGGAGAACTGCAAGTGCCCCAGCTTCCCCGACTCCAGCCGGGGCTCGGAGGCGCCACGGTACTTCAGGTGGCCCGGCTACGGTCGTGGCTACGGGGCCAGCCGTGAgctgccagccccgctgccctcagagaagagcaggaggaatGGCGACTTCACACCCCAGTACCCAGATTACAGCAGCTCTCCCGGTTACTTCAGCcgctgcccaaacccccgccCACTTATCAAGAAGCGCCTGTACGTCTCTGAGCCCGACAGCTCCTACCCTCGGGCAGCCGCAGCTCCCCGGGGCACGGGTGTCCTCTCTGCCTACAGCCCTGGGGGGTACAGCTCCCCGGCAGGGGAGGGTGTCCGTCGCCTCAGCTCTGCCCACAGGAATGGTCCCACGAGCGCGCAGGGCAGGCGGACGTCCATCGATGCTGCTGGGAAAGCCACGCCGTACAGCAGCGCTGGGGCTGACACCAAGTACAAGGGGCAGAACGGGGAGTTCTCGCCCACCGGTGTGGTGGCAGCCAGCAG ACCTGCCCACGGCAGCTCGCAGTACGGCGGACCCACCAACACCTTCACGGTCAGGCCCGGGGCACGGCAGCCCATCTCCTACGCCTACCAGAGCGGCCACCGATAG